In a genomic window of Halomonas denitrificans:
- a CDS encoding peroxiredoxin produces MLTIGDKFPNFQLKATVGTDIENGFADIDSNTYSGKWLLVFFYPKDFTFVCPTEIKAFSDLSDEFADRDCQVLAASTDTEFVHLAWRQNHDDLKDLKIPMLADVKRELSGSLGILHAEEGVANRATFLVDPQGIIRHVSVTDMNVGRNPKETLRILDALQSDELCPCNWQKGDDHLKAA; encoded by the coding sequence ATGTTGACGATTGGAGACAAGTTTCCGAATTTCCAGCTGAAGGCCACCGTCGGAACCGACATCGAGAACGGGTTCGCCGATATCGACAGCAATACCTACAGCGGCAAGTGGCTGCTGGTGTTCTTCTATCCGAAGGATTTCACCTTCGTCTGCCCGACCGAGATCAAGGCGTTCAGCGACCTGTCCGACGAGTTCGCCGATCGCGACTGCCAGGTCCTGGCCGCCAGCACCGACACCGAGTTCGTGCACCTCGCATGGCGTCAGAACCACGACGACCTGAAGGACCTGAAGATTCCGATGCTGGCCGACGTCAAGCGTGAACTGTCCGGATCGCTGGGCATCCTCCACGCGGAAGAAGGCGTCGCCAACCGCGCTACCTTCCTGGTCGATCCGCAGGGCATCATCCGCCATGTGTCGGTCACCGACATGAACGTCGGCCGCAACCCGAAGGAAACGCTGCGCATTCTCGACGCGCTGCAGTCCGACGAGCTGTGCCCGTGCAACTGGCAGAAGGGCGACGACCACCTGAAGGCCGCCTGA
- a CDS encoding DUF2207 domain-containing protein → MRRLLNLLALALLVLAAGPSLGDERIHRYDAEITIRPDGSLYVAETIDVRAEGRQIRRGIYRDFPTVYRDALGNRVTVPFDVVAVTRDGQPEPWHTEGVTGGTRLYIGDAGTFLAPGKYSYRIEYTTDRQLGHFESHDELYWNVTGNDWAFPIDAVEAIVRLPQDVARDDLRIDAYLGEAGSQGREWTAAVPAPGAVRFVSGRPLAPYEGLTIAVGFPKGLVPEPSTLERGQRLLVDNVGAIVGLVGLLLVIFWQAWAWNRVGRDPLPGAIYPRYEAPAGYSPGMLRYVLKFGYDKTATAAALVHMAVLGHVVLDKPKKRFVVRRGEGTPESKTERALFDALFEEGDSLTFEQSEHKRVGKAVKAHEKALRSRMETRYFKHNRRWWLPGLLISLVSVLLMTVLIRTPEPGLAPFLALFSIVWNGFVGVFLAGIYKGWKEASGLKIVPMVIITVFIIPFVLAGLAILGVFGWQVGVLPMLVLIAHLALTLTFYQLMKAPTERGRDLLDAIEGLQLYLNIAEREDLERRHGGDRPVTIEEFERLLPYAIALDSAETWGKRFEEAIRAAEIDGSIGDRGWYSASMMGGKPFSGQTLSKSLAGGLSSGISSSASPPGSSSGGGGGGFSGGGGGGGGGGGW, encoded by the coding sequence CGCTACGACGCCGAGATCACGATCCGGCCCGACGGCAGCCTGTACGTGGCCGAGACGATCGACGTGCGCGCCGAAGGACGGCAGATCCGGCGCGGGATCTACCGCGACTTCCCGACCGTGTACCGCGATGCACTCGGCAACCGGGTGACGGTGCCCTTCGACGTCGTCGCCGTGACCCGCGACGGGCAGCCCGAACCCTGGCATACGGAGGGCGTGACCGGCGGCACGCGGCTCTATATCGGCGATGCCGGTACCTTTCTCGCCCCCGGCAAGTACAGCTACCGGATCGAGTACACCACCGATCGCCAGCTGGGTCACTTCGAGAGCCACGACGAGTTGTACTGGAACGTCACCGGCAACGACTGGGCCTTCCCGATCGATGCCGTCGAGGCAATCGTGCGCCTGCCCCAGGACGTTGCTCGAGACGACCTCCGCATCGATGCCTACCTCGGCGAAGCGGGATCACAGGGCCGCGAGTGGACCGCGGCGGTACCGGCACCGGGGGCGGTCCGCTTCGTCAGCGGTCGACCGCTCGCCCCCTACGAAGGGCTGACGATCGCGGTCGGTTTTCCCAAGGGCCTGGTCCCGGAGCCTTCCACGCTCGAGCGGGGCCAGCGGCTCCTGGTCGACAACGTCGGCGCGATCGTCGGCCTGGTCGGCCTGCTGCTGGTGATCTTCTGGCAGGCCTGGGCCTGGAACCGGGTCGGCCGCGATCCGCTGCCGGGCGCGATCTACCCGCGCTACGAGGCACCGGCGGGCTACTCGCCCGGCATGCTGCGCTACGTGCTGAAGTTCGGCTACGACAAGACGGCCACGGCCGCCGCCCTGGTCCACATGGCCGTGCTCGGTCACGTGGTGCTCGACAAACCGAAGAAGCGTTTCGTCGTGCGCCGCGGCGAGGGTACGCCGGAGTCGAAGACGGAACGTGCACTGTTCGACGCGTTGTTCGAGGAGGGAGACTCGCTGACCTTCGAGCAATCGGAGCACAAGCGGGTCGGCAAGGCGGTCAAGGCCCACGAAAAGGCGCTGCGATCGCGGATGGAGACGCGCTATTTCAAGCACAACCGCAGGTGGTGGCTGCCCGGGCTGTTGATCTCGCTGGTCTCGGTGCTGCTGATGACGGTGCTGATTCGCACCCCGGAGCCGGGCCTCGCGCCGTTCCTCGCGCTGTTCTCGATCGTCTGGAACGGCTTCGTCGGCGTCTTTCTGGCCGGCATCTACAAGGGCTGGAAGGAGGCATCGGGCCTGAAGATCGTGCCGATGGTCATCATCACGGTATTCATCATCCCCTTCGTCCTGGCCGGCCTGGCGATCCTGGGCGTGTTCGGCTGGCAGGTCGGCGTGCTGCCGATGCTCGTGCTGATCGCCCACCTCGCGCTGACCCTGACCTTCTACCAGCTGATGAAGGCCCCGACGGAACGAGGACGGGACCTGCTCGATGCCATCGAGGGCCTGCAGCTCTACCTGAACATCGCCGAGCGCGAGGACCTCGAACGCCGCCACGGCGGAGACCGGCCGGTGACGATCGAGGAGTTCGAGCGCCTGCTGCCCTACGCGATCGCACTGGACAGCGCCGAGACCTGGGGCAAACGCTTCGAGGAGGCGATCCGCGCCGCCGAGATCGACGGTTCGATCGGGGACCGGGGCTGGTACAGCGCCTCGATGATGGGCGGCAAGCCGTTCAGTGGCCAGACCCTCTCGAAGTCGCTGGCCGGCGGCCTCTCCAGCGGCATCTCCAGCTCGGCCTCCCCCCCGGGTTCGTCATCCGGCGGCGGGGGCGGCGGCTTTTCCGGCGGCGGCGGAGGCGGCGGCGGGGGCGGCGGCTGGTAG
- a CDS encoding tryptophan--tRNA ligase, protein MSQRKRVLTGITTTGTPHLGNYVGAIKPAIESSRDASTDSFYFLADYHALVKCFEPERVHRSTLEIAATWLALGLDTQRSVFYRQSDIPEIPELTWLLTCACAKGLMNRAHAYKAQVAENEAAGEDPDYGITMGLFSYPVLMAADILMFNAHDVPVGKDQAQHLEMARDIAGRFNHRYGEHFVLPEAVTDEHVATLPGTDGRKMSKSYDNTIPLWLPEKKLRKAIMKIKTNSQEPGEPKDPDEASVFSVYAAFASPAQRTEMRRAFADGIAWGEVKQQLFELVNAELAAPRERYEALINDPAKIERELERGAERARDVATPFIGELREAVGIRALG, encoded by the coding sequence ATGAGCCAACGCAAGCGCGTCCTGACCGGCATCACCACGACCGGCACGCCCCACCTGGGCAACTACGTCGGTGCGATCAAGCCGGCGATCGAGTCCAGCCGCGACGCGAGCACGGACTCGTTCTACTTCCTGGCCGACTACCACGCGCTGGTCAAGTGCTTCGAGCCCGAACGCGTGCACCGGTCGACGCTGGAGATCGCCGCGACCTGGCTGGCTCTGGGGCTGGACACGCAGCGGAGCGTGTTCTACCGCCAGTCCGACATCCCCGAGATTCCGGAGCTGACCTGGCTGCTGACCTGCGCCTGCGCCAAGGGACTGATGAACCGCGCCCACGCCTACAAGGCCCAGGTGGCCGAGAACGAGGCGGCCGGGGAGGACCCGGACTACGGCATCACCATGGGCCTGTTCAGCTACCCGGTGCTGATGGCCGCCGACATTCTGATGTTCAACGCGCACGACGTGCCGGTTGGCAAGGACCAGGCCCAGCACCTCGAAATGGCGCGAGATATCGCCGGGCGGTTCAACCATCGCTACGGCGAGCACTTCGTGCTGCCCGAGGCGGTGACCGACGAACACGTGGCCACCCTGCCGGGCACCGACGGCCGGAAGATGTCGAAGAGCTACGACAACACCATTCCCCTGTGGCTGCCGGAGAAGAAACTCCGCAAGGCCATCATGAAGATCAAGACCAACTCCCAGGAGCCCGGCGAGCCCAAGGACCCGGACGAGGCCAGCGTGTTCTCGGTCTATGCCGCGTTCGCGAGCCCCGCGCAGCGGACCGAGATGCGCCGGGCCTTCGCCGACGGCATCGCCTGGGGCGAGGTCAAGCAGCAGCTGTTCGAGCTGGTCAACGCCGAACTCGCAGCACCCCGCGAGCGCTACGAGGCGCTGATCAACGATCCGGCGAAGATCGAGCGCGAACTCGAACGCGGTGCAGAGCGCGCCCGCGACGTCGCCACGCCGTTCATCGGCGAACTGCGCGAGGCCGTCGGCATTCGCGCCCTTGGCTAG
- a CDS encoding acyl-CoA thioesterase — protein sequence MNIEERTEHARTRITKLVFPQDTNPIGTLYGGTAMKWMDEVAFLTATRFARRQVVTVSMDRVDFKTPIPRGNIVELIGEVTRVGNTSVTVTVSILREDPLSGTQELAIQGELVMVAVDDKMQPVQVVPEN from the coding sequence ATGAACATCGAAGAACGCACCGAGCACGCTCGTACGCGGATCACCAAGCTGGTGTTTCCACAGGACACGAATCCGATCGGTACGCTCTACGGCGGAACGGCGATGAAGTGGATGGACGAGGTCGCGTTCCTGACCGCCACCCGCTTCGCCCGGCGCCAGGTGGTCACCGTTTCGATGGACCGGGTCGACTTCAAGACCCCGATTCCCCGCGGCAACATCGTCGAGCTGATCGGCGAGGTCACCCGGGTCGGCAACACCTCGGTCACCGTCACGGTCTCGATCCTGCGCGAAGATCCGCTGTCGGGGACCCAGGAACTGGCGATCCAGGGCGAGCTGGTGATGGTCGCGGTCGACGACAAGATGCAGCCGGTCCAGGTCGTACCGGAGAACTGA
- a CDS encoding CrcB family protein, which translates to MPGSSDALTACLVIAAGSALGGMARYLLVAAAEARRTDPRWPLGTLIVNLLGCLLLGMVAAPSSIAAPATLRLGLVAGLGSFTTVSAFVLESWQRRATRRVWVGYGLVTVLGCLFMFRLGQGLA; encoded by the coding sequence ATGCCCGGCTCCTCCGACGCGTTGACGGCCTGCCTGGTCATCGCTGCCGGATCGGCGCTCGGCGGCATGGCCCGCTACCTGCTGGTTGCAGCCGCCGAAGCGCGCAGGACGGACCCGCGCTGGCCCCTCGGCACGCTGATCGTCAACCTGCTCGGCTGCCTGCTGCTCGGCATGGTGGCGGCGCCCTCGTCGATCGCCGCACCGGCAACGCTCCGGCTCGGCCTGGTCGCCGGACTCGGCAGCTTTACCACGGTCTCGGCCTTCGTGCTCGAGAGCTGGCAACGCCGGGCGACCCGACGCGTCTGGGTTGGCTACGGCCTTGTCACGGTGCTCGGCTGCCTGTTCATGTTCCGGCTCGGGCAGGGCCTGGCATGA
- a CDS encoding NfeD family protein, translating into MEIRLFIAHGYQGGVRCAYTFVIEGRVGRESDVLETSWFWLILGALLVLSEFFVTGIIAVFFGVGALLVGLATAAGLLNSAPEQIVLFAILSLGSLLLAREKVKIWFRGSVSDRWDGDRNLIEARGERVTVTADFVDGVGRVRLSGVDWKAEVEPDATPLSIGDTAWVIGHRGITLRVSRERPDPPTDAD; encoded by the coding sequence ATGGAAATTCGTTTGTTCATTGCTCATGGCTATCAAGGCGGCGTCCGATGCGCCTATACTTTCGTCATCGAAGGCCGGGTGGGCAGGGAGTCGGACGTGCTGGAAACATCGTGGTTCTGGTTGATCCTCGGGGCCTTGCTGGTCCTGTCGGAGTTCTTCGTCACCGGCATCATCGCGGTCTTCTTCGGGGTCGGCGCCCTCCTGGTCGGCCTGGCCACCGCGGCCGGCCTGCTGAACTCGGCGCCCGAGCAGATCGTCCTGTTCGCCATCCTGTCCCTGGGGTCGCTGCTGCTGGCCCGCGAGAAGGTCAAGATCTGGTTCCGCGGAAGCGTCTCCGACCGCTGGGACGGCGACCGCAACCTCATCGAGGCCCGCGGCGAGCGGGTGACCGTCACCGCGGACTTCGTCGACGGCGTGGGCCGGGTGCGGCTCAGCGGCGTCGACTGGAAGGCCGAGGTCGAGCCGGACGCCACGCCGCTGTCGATCGGCGACACCGCCTGGGTCATCGGCCACCGCGGCATCACGCTGCGGGTGTCCCGGGAACGACCCGACCCGCCCACCGACGCCGACTGA
- a CDS encoding paraslipin, with translation MDFPTLLSLIVLLIVVVALVKTAQIVPQRSAYVVERLGRFQSVLDAGFHLLIPFIDKVAYKHTLKEQAIDVPQQACVTKDNIQIHVDGVIYMQVIDPRLASYGIEDYRYAAIQLAQTTLRSVVGKIDLDKSFEERVVINEKVVEVLSEASEPWGIKVLRYEVADIVLPETIRDALEKQMRAERERRAVVAQSEGERESKINVSEGMKQEMINVSEGDMQKQINEAKGRAEEILLIAESTARGIERIATAINQPGGADAVSLRIAEQYVKEFGKLAQESNTLILPAELSDIGGVVAGLTRTLEKTRPGSGSGRG, from the coding sequence ATGGATTTCCCGACCCTGCTTTCGCTGATTGTCCTGCTGATCGTCGTCGTCGCGCTGGTCAAGACCGCCCAGATCGTGCCCCAGCGCTCCGCCTACGTGGTCGAACGGCTGGGCCGGTTCCAGAGCGTGCTCGACGCCGGCTTCCACCTGCTGATCCCGTTCATCGACAAGGTGGCCTACAAGCACACGCTGAAGGAGCAGGCGATCGACGTTCCGCAGCAGGCCTGCGTGACCAAGGACAACATCCAGATCCACGTCGACGGCGTGATCTACATGCAGGTCATCGACCCGCGGCTGGCCTCCTACGGTATCGAGGACTACCGCTATGCGGCGATCCAGCTGGCCCAGACGACGCTGCGGTCGGTGGTCGGCAAGATCGATCTCGACAAGTCGTTCGAGGAACGGGTGGTCATCAACGAGAAGGTCGTCGAGGTGCTGTCGGAAGCCTCCGAGCCCTGGGGCATCAAGGTGCTCCGCTACGAAGTTGCCGACATCGTGCTGCCCGAGACGATCCGCGATGCCCTCGAGAAGCAGATGCGTGCGGAGCGCGAGCGGCGGGCCGTGGTGGCCCAGTCCGAGGGTGAGCGCGAGTCGAAGATCAATGTGTCCGAGGGCATGAAGCAGGAAATGATCAACGTCTCGGAGGGCGACATGCAGAAGCAGATCAACGAGGCGAAGGGCCGCGCCGAGGAAATCCTGCTGATCGCCGAATCGACCGCAAGGGGCATCGAGCGGATCGCCACGGCCATCAATCAGCCCGGAGGGGCCGACGCGGTCTCGCTGCGCATTGCCGAACAGTACGTCAAGGAATTCGGCAAGCTGGCCCAGGAATCGAACACCCTGATCCTGCCCGCCGAACTGTCGGACATCGGCGGCGTGGTCGCCGGATTGACCCGGACGCTGGAAAAGACTCGTCCCGGGAGCGGTTCCGGGCGCGGCTGA
- a CDS encoding carboxymuconolactone decarboxylase family protein translates to MSIDTLKQTIPDYARDLKINFGNVLDAEQHDALNESQVWSIALASAIAARNEDLISTIAAEAGAKLDEAQLKGAKAAAAIMGMNNIYYRFLHLASNDEYSKMPAGLRMTVIGNPGIEKTDFELISLAVSAVNGCGMCIDSHEQILVKHGVSTKAIQDAVRIASVIHAVAAVLDTEPALEKGLSEAA, encoded by the coding sequence ATGAGCATCGACACCCTGAAGCAGACGATTCCGGACTACGCCCGGGACCTCAAGATCAATTTCGGCAACGTGCTCGACGCAGAGCAGCACGACGCCCTCAACGAAAGCCAGGTCTGGAGCATCGCGCTGGCCAGTGCCATCGCCGCTCGCAACGAGGACCTGATCTCGACGATCGCCGCCGAGGCCGGTGCGAAGCTGGACGAGGCCCAGCTCAAGGGCGCGAAGGCCGCCGCGGCGATCATGGGCATGAACAACATCTACTACCGGTTCCTGCACCTGGCCAGCAACGACGAGTATTCGAAGATGCCGGCCGGCCTGCGCATGACGGTGATCGGCAACCCCGGAATCGAAAAGACCGATTTCGAACTGATCAGCCTGGCCGTCTCGGCCGTGAACGGTTGCGGCATGTGCATCGACAGCCACGAGCAGATCCTGGTCAAGCACGGCGTCAGCACGAAGGCGATCCAGGACGCGGTCCGCATCGCATCCGTCATCCACGCCGTGGCCGCCGTGCTCGACACGGAGCCGGCCCTGGAGAAGGGCCTGTCCGAAGCGGCCTGA
- a CDS encoding fumarylacetoacetate hydrolase family protein has translation MTRSADWTPPELIGPDRTAFQVRHAWCVGRNYAEHAREMGADPAAADPIFFSKPAAALVQAAAIPYPRSTKALHHEVELVALLGQGGRDLDADTALRCVVGWAVGCDLTRRDVQARAKQAGQPWALAKGFDASGPVGPWRSADDWSPSPATPIRLAVGGRLRQQATLGDMIWPVGELIARLSREVTLHPGDVLFTGTPAGVGPLTVGDRVEARIDGLPGLAFEIVDPAA, from the coding sequence GTGACCCGAAGCGCCGACTGGACCCCGCCCGAGCTGATCGGCCCGGATCGGACCGCGTTCCAAGTGCGCCACGCGTGGTGCGTCGGTCGCAACTACGCCGAGCACGCGCGCGAGATGGGTGCCGACCCGGCCGCAGCGGACCCGATCTTCTTTTCCAAGCCGGCCGCCGCGCTGGTCCAGGCCGCAGCGATCCCGTATCCGAGGTCGACGAAAGCGTTGCACCACGAAGTCGAACTGGTCGCGCTGCTGGGGCAGGGCGGGCGCGACCTGGACGCGGACACGGCGCTGCGCTGCGTGGTCGGCTGGGCGGTCGGATGCGACCTGACGCGGCGCGACGTCCAGGCCCGGGCCAAGCAGGCCGGCCAGCCCTGGGCGCTGGCCAAGGGCTTCGACGCCTCGGGTCCGGTCGGACCCTGGCGGTCGGCCGACGACTGGAGTCCGTCTCCCGCGACCCCGATCAGGCTTGCGGTCGGCGGCAGGCTCCGCCAGCAGGCGACGCTCGGCGACATGATCTGGCCGGTCGGCGAACTGATCGCCCGGCTGTCGCGCGAAGTGACGCTGCATCCCGGCGACGTGCTGTTCACCGGCACACCCGCCGGGGTCGGACCGCTCACCGTCGGCGACCGGGTCGAGGCGAGAATCGACGGACTCCCCGGTCTCGCCTTCGAGATCGTCGATCCCGCTGCCTGA
- a CDS encoding CrcB family protein — translation MTGPGLAERIAWVGLGSALGGLARFGMEALGGGAFAVFAANLVGAFAIGLYAALSGPDGALAAGPRQRLFVIPGLLAGLTSFSMFSLQADAFLESSFAASTAFVLASLGSWAAGVWAGDALAARLERRLRSVG, via the coding sequence ATGACCGGCCCGGGGCTCGCGGAACGCATCGCCTGGGTCGGGCTCGGCAGCGCGCTCGGCGGGCTGGCGCGGTTCGGGATGGAGGCCCTCGGCGGTGGCGCGTTCGCGGTCTTCGCGGCAAACCTGGTCGGGGCGTTCGCGATCGGCCTGTACGCCGCGCTGAGCGGACCGGACGGGGCGCTGGCGGCGGGACCGCGGCAGCGGCTGTTCGTGATCCCGGGACTGCTCGCCGGGCTGACCTCGTTCTCGATGTTCAGCCTGCAGGCCGACGCGTTCCTGGAGTCGTCGTTCGCGGCCTCGACGGCGTTCGTGCTCGCATCCTTGGGCAGCTGGGCCGCGGGCGTATGGGCCGGGGATGCGCTCGCGGCGCGTCTCGAGCGTCGGCTTCGATCGGTTGGATGA